One part of the Marichromatium purpuratum 984 genome encodes these proteins:
- the rsxE gene encoding electron transport complex subunit RsxE, with protein MAELPNQQESLSLDTFVRGLWEENPVFVMLLGMCPVLAVTNTTVNAIAMGLATTFVMVCSSLLVSLLRNWIPKQVRIASYIVIIATFVTIVDYAIQAISLELYAALGAFIQLIVANCVILGRAEAYASKQRLHTTLVNSLGMGAGFTLALLSLGTVREVLGSGTILGIPLFGADFQPWVVMILPPGGFFVLGAWLLLFNWLRLRKERKLQSAAESAYAR; from the coding sequence ATGGCTGAACTGCCCAACCAACAAGAGAGCCTGTCGCTCGACACCTTCGTGCGCGGGCTGTGGGAAGAGAACCCGGTGTTCGTGATGCTGCTGGGCATGTGCCCGGTGCTGGCGGTGACCAACACCACGGTCAACGCCATCGCCATGGGTCTGGCCACCACCTTCGTGATGGTGTGCTCGAGCTTGCTGGTGTCGCTGCTGCGCAACTGGATCCCCAAGCAGGTGCGTATCGCCAGCTACATCGTCATCATCGCCACCTTCGTCACCATCGTCGATTATGCCATCCAGGCCATCAGCCTCGAGCTGTATGCCGCGCTCGGCGCCTTCATCCAGCTGATCGTGGCCAACTGCGTGATCCTCGGTCGCGCCGAGGCCTATGCCTCCAAGCAGCGGCTGCACACCACCCTGGTCAACAGCCTCGGCATGGGCGCGGGCTTCACCCTGGCGCTGCTCAGTCTCGGCACGGTGCGCGAGGTGCTCGGTAGCGGCACCATCCTCGGCATCCCGCTGTTCGGCGCCGACTTCCAGCCCTGGGTAGTGATGATCCTGCCCCCGGGCGGGTTCTTCGTCCTCGGTGCCTGGCTGTTGTTGTTCAACTGGCTGCGGTTGCGTAAGGAACGCAAGCTGCAGTCCGCCGCGGAGAGCGCATATGCACGCTGA
- a CDS encoding electron transport complex protein RnfA → MHAEPLSLIFLNAAVVNNFVLALFLGICPFLGVSAKKETAWNMGLATMFVMLVSSAAAYGINWVLGELQLEFLRLICYIAVIASAVQLVEMFVKRFSPALFRSLGIFLPLITTNCAILGLALFQTAKEYDFAQSLVYAVGAGVGFTLALMLMAGLREKLALARVPRVSEGAAMSLMLAGLLSLAFMGFAGLGGSHG, encoded by the coding sequence ATGCACGCTGAACCCTTGTCGCTGATCTTTCTCAACGCCGCGGTCGTCAACAACTTCGTGCTGGCGCTGTTTCTCGGCATCTGTCCCTTCCTCGGCGTCTCGGCGAAGAAGGAGACGGCCTGGAACATGGGCCTGGCGACCATGTTCGTGATGCTGGTGAGTTCGGCCGCGGCCTATGGCATCAACTGGGTGCTCGGCGAGCTGCAGCTCGAGTTCCTGCGCCTGATCTGCTACATCGCGGTGATCGCCTCGGCGGTGCAGCTGGTGGAGATGTTCGTCAAGCGCTTCAGCCCGGCGCTGTTCCGCTCGCTCGGCATCTTCCTGCCGCTGATCACCACCAACTGCGCGATCCTCGGTCTGGCGCTGTTCCAGACCGCCAAGGAGTATGACTTCGCGCAAAGCCTGGTCTATGCCGTCGGCGCCGGCGTGGGCTTCACCCTGGCGCTGATGCTGATGGCCGGATTGCGCGAAAAGCTCGCCCTGGCGCGGGTGCCCCGGGTCAGCGAGGGCGCGGCGATGAGCCTGATGCTCGCCGGGCTGCTCTCGCTCGCCTTCATGGGTTTCGCCGGGTTGGGTGGCAGCCATGGCTAG